The following coding sequences are from one Haploplasma axanthum window:
- a CDS encoding YIP1 family protein encodes MTKKLVKILIAIITLSLTISLSAVKTYAIVQDSAPYPTYTVGSNGLILTQTAYEPTGKMTINESLNAPQDMFIKDGIIYVADTGNQRIIKVNSKGEILLKIENINQPTGIHVDSNNNIYVADKGSKLVIKYDELGNEIQRFGRPTAPLFGDALYEPKKIVSGPRDILYIVGEGSTNGLIQLNSRGEFLGFFGTNPTTKSFWQSIADIFNVGYARTIPVSPDNVAIDEKGSVFTVSKTSSDNIKKFNISSSITLSMHQEDDIPVAVKVNDFGNIYSISETGVITEYDSYGNLIFMFGGLDTGNEVLGRFVKPADIEIDANNNLYILDTGSNAIHILVRTEFAGKIHQGLNNYKNGIYDIEEWREVLQMNSFFALANKSIANALYRNNQYDEALAYFRLANDREGYSDAFWQVRYDWLQSNLAVLFIVIISAFVLVKVLKIVDKKHKIYDPIRAINDKVKNQRIVKESSYLRKILKNPADTVYSLKRERKSSVLTATIIYVVFAVLTLISLYTTGFIFNTANGGFGALREVAITVGVIALFIVANHLISSLQSGEGWFRDIYIGIAYALAPVLISIVPLILLSHVLTINEIFIYSVAKTIAWAWAGILVIIVIKEVHNYTVKELIVNLLLTIFTMLMIILIGFLVYLLSVQLFDYFGGLIREVILRV; translated from the coding sequence GTGACTAAAAAATTAGTAAAAATTTTAATAGCAATCATAACACTATCACTTACCATATCTCTAAGTGCTGTTAAAACATACGCAATTGTTCAAGATTCAGCACCATATCCTACATATACAGTAGGATCGAATGGTTTAATTCTTACTCAAACAGCATATGAGCCAACAGGTAAGATGACTATTAATGAATCACTTAATGCACCACAAGACATGTTTATTAAAGATGGTATTATCTATGTTGCTGATACTGGAAATCAAAGAATTATCAAAGTTAATTCAAAAGGAGAAATTCTTTTGAAAATTGAAAACATAAATCAGCCAACAGGTATTCATGTAGATAGTAATAATAATATCTATGTTGCTGATAAAGGTAGTAAATTAGTTATTAAATATGATGAATTAGGAAACGAAATTCAAAGGTTTGGAAGACCAACAGCACCACTATTTGGTGATGCATTATATGAACCTAAAAAAATAGTTTCAGGACCAAGAGACATTTTATATATTGTTGGTGAAGGTTCAACAAATGGACTTATTCAATTGAATAGTCGTGGAGAATTTTTAGGATTCTTTGGTACTAACCCAACAACAAAATCATTCTGGCAAAGTATTGCTGATATCTTTAATGTTGGATATGCAAGAACAATTCCAGTCTCACCAGATAACGTTGCTATTGATGAAAAAGGTTCAGTATTTACAGTAAGTAAAACTTCAAGTGATAATATTAAGAAATTCAATATTTCATCATCAATAACACTATCAATGCATCAAGAAGATGATATTCCAGTTGCTGTTAAAGTTAATGATTTTGGAAATATTTATTCAATATCAGAAACAGGAGTTATAACTGAATATGATAGTTATGGTAACTTAATTTTTATGTTTGGTGGATTAGATACGGGTAATGAAGTTTTAGGAAGATTTGTTAAACCAGCTGATATTGAAATAGATGCTAATAATAATCTTTATATCTTAGATACTGGTAGTAATGCAATTCATATTCTTGTTAGAACTGAATTTGCTGGTAAAATTCATCAAGGATTAAATAATTATAAAAATGGTATTTATGATATTGAAGAATGGCGAGAAGTATTACAAATGAATAGTTTCTTTGCATTAGCTAATAAATCGATTGCTAATGCCTTATATAGAAATAACCAATACGATGAAGCATTAGCGTATTTTAGATTAGCTAATGATCGAGAAGGTTATTCAGATGCTTTTTGGCAAGTAAGATATGATTGGCTACAAAGTAATCTAGCAGTTTTATTTATTGTTATTATTTCAGCATTTGTTTTGGTTAAAGTTTTAAAAATTGTTGATAAAAAACATAAGATTTATGATCCAATCAGAGCTATAAATGATAAAGTTAAAAACCAAAGAATTGTTAAAGAATCAAGTTATTTGAGAAAGATTTTAAAAAATCCTGCTGATACTGTTTATAGTTTAAAACGTGAACGTAAATCATCCGTTTTAACAGCAACAATAATCTATGTTGTATTTGCAGTTTTAACATTAATCTCATTATATACAACAGGATTTATATTTAATACAGCAAATGGAGGATTTGGTGCATTAAGAGAAGTTGCTATTACAGTTGGAGTTATTGCTTTATTTATAGTAGCAAATCACTTAATTAGTTCACTTCAATCAGGAGAAGGTTGGTTCAGAGATATTTATATTGGAATTGCTTATGCACTTGCTCCAGTATTAATCTCAATAGTTCCATTAATTTTACTTTCACATGTTTTAACAATTAATGAAATATTTATTTATAGTGTTGCTAAAACAATTGCATGGGCATGGGCTGGAATATTAGTAATAATTGTTATCAAAGAAGTTCATAACTATACAGTTAAAGAATTAATTGTTAATTTATTATTAACGATATTCACAATGCTGATGATTATTTTAATTGGATTCTTAGTATATTTACTTTCAGTTCAGTTATTTGATTACTTTGGTGGTTTGATAAGAGAGGTGATTTTACGTGTTTAA
- a CDS encoding extracellular solute-binding protein yields MKKILAIVMMTLISLTIVSCKKSEPRTVDRETNVKNVNSSDSDYTSTLNKWREEKLRDDFDYSEVISPLNFNYTTGELLSDNKKYDEFITKYDLDKDNTSHIFDFSNADEITININVEEEGLYTLALDYFSVNKTIRDMEIAVYVNDSVQYFEAGQLALKSNWVASNTFNVDRYGNDIMPNAKIEEMWVHTEIRDTQRVQKEALKFHLLSGDNTIKVKRLRGEFYLGQIYVYGKKQLLTYDEYLNKYQGQQTITEFLQVIEAENPLYKNDLSVRYGTDRATTVTPFALMENKLNMVDGAAYDTSGHSLTYNVDVLEAGFYYITVKAKQGKSNTRVFRTLYVNGFVPFEEAKEIPFDYSSKWKNVTLESSEGKELKVYLNKGINEITLEVNSSPLLEIYETIDYVMKNVNELGLDIKKLTGNNVDPNRDWEIEKNIPNIKEDLERYANLLYVAYEDFVNINKTKKTSEITVNLLRAAETLDYFAANPNRIPKEINRLSVGNNSVLQKLGLILPIILEQPLSMDKIFVHGEDSKLPGPGGNFFNNIWVGIRRFFLSFFDKKYNDKAEDDELEVWVNRSRQYVNLMQQMVDDTFTKDTGIKVKISIMPNEDKLILATSSDTQPDVALGVAGWRPYDFAVRNALVDLREMPGFFDVAERFKEGAFAQLIYQDGVYGLPETQNFSLLFYRKDILDNIGVEIPNTWQDVIDLLPEIQRYGLNFYNLLSTSSAFKAYLTTMPFINQFGGRLYSDDILKSNLTDSNTIKAIDFMTELYTIYSLPLEVGSFYNQFRYGNLPLGIGDFGMYVQLLHAAPEIAGLWDIAPMPGVLREDGTVDRTYDGSATSGMIFKNSDKVDEGWKFLDWWTSKDVQLNYAENLITSLGSEYMWNTSNVLAFEEMTWDDNHKEAFLDQWEWIFDTPKTPASYMMERELSNIWNKIVYDGENTRIAISDSAILIDKEITKKMIEFKFINNRGEVLKNFRFPTKETIHEWVRP; encoded by the coding sequence ATGAAAAAGATTTTAGCTATAGTGATGATGACATTAATATCTTTAACAATTGTTAGTTGCAAGAAAAGTGAACCAAGAACAGTTGATAGAGAAACAAATGTTAAAAATGTAAATAGTAGCGATTCAGACTATACCTCAACTTTAAATAAATGGCGTGAAGAAAAATTGAGAGATGACTTTGATTATAGCGAGGTCATCTCTCCGCTTAATTTTAACTACACTACTGGTGAGTTATTAAGTGATAATAAGAAGTATGATGAATTCATAACAAAGTATGATTTGGATAAAGATAATACAAGTCATATTTTTGATTTTTCTAATGCTGATGAAATAACTATTAATATTAATGTTGAAGAAGAAGGGCTATATACTTTAGCACTTGATTATTTTTCAGTTAATAAAACAATTCGTGATATGGAAATAGCTGTTTACGTAAATGATAGTGTTCAATATTTTGAAGCAGGACAATTAGCATTAAAAAGCAATTGGGTAGCTTCTAATACATTTAATGTTGATAGATATGGTAATGATATTATGCCAAATGCAAAGATTGAAGAGATGTGGGTTCATACTGAAATTAGAGATACACAAAGAGTTCAAAAAGAAGCGTTAAAATTCCATCTTTTAAGTGGTGATAATACTATTAAAGTTAAGCGACTAAGAGGTGAATTCTATTTAGGACAAATATATGTATATGGTAAAAAGCAATTACTAACTTATGATGAATATTTGAATAAATATCAAGGACAACAAACAATAACTGAGTTTTTACAAGTTATTGAAGCAGAAAATCCATTATACAAAAATGATTTATCAGTAAGATATGGAACAGATAGAGCAACTACAGTTACACCATTTGCTTTAATGGAAAATAAACTTAACATGGTTGATGGTGCTGCTTATGATACAAGCGGTCATTCATTAACTTATAATGTTGATGTTTTAGAAGCAGGTTTTTATTATATTACTGTTAAAGCTAAACAAGGTAAATCAAATACTAGAGTTTTTAGAACATTATATGTTAATGGTTTTGTTCCTTTTGAAGAAGCGAAAGAAATACCATTTGATTATAGTAGTAAATGGAAAAATGTAACTTTAGAATCAAGTGAGGGTAAAGAGTTAAAAGTATATTTAAATAAAGGAATCAATGAAATAACATTAGAAGTTAATTCATCTCCATTATTAGAAATTTATGAAACAATTGATTATGTAATGAAAAATGTTAATGAATTAGGATTAGACATTAAGAAATTAACAGGGAATAATGTTGATCCTAATAGAGATTGGGAAATTGAAAAGAATATTCCAAATATTAAGGAAGATTTAGAAAGATATGCAAACCTTTTATATGTTGCATATGAAGATTTTGTTAATATTAATAAAACTAAGAAAACATCTGAGATTACTGTTAATCTTTTAAGAGCAGCTGAAACACTTGATTATTTTGCAGCAAATCCTAATCGAATACCGAAGGAAATTAATCGTTTGAGTGTTGGTAATAATTCTGTTTTACAAAAACTTGGATTAATATTACCAATAATCTTGGAACAACCTTTAAGTATGGATAAAATATTCGTTCATGGTGAAGATTCTAAACTTCCTGGACCTGGTGGTAATTTCTTTAACAACATATGGGTAGGAATTAGACGTTTCTTCTTATCGTTCTTTGATAAAAAGTATAACGATAAAGCTGAAGATGATGAATTAGAAGTATGGGTAAATAGATCAAGACAATACGTTAATTTGATGCAACAAATGGTTGATGATACTTTTACTAAAGATACAGGAATAAAAGTTAAAATTTCAATTATGCCAAATGAAGATAAATTAATATTAGCGACATCGTCAGATACACAACCAGATGTTGCACTTGGTGTTGCAGGTTGGAGACCATATGATTTTGCAGTTAGAAATGCGCTTGTTGATTTAAGAGAGATGCCAGGATTTTTTGATGTTGCAGAAAGATTTAAAGAGGGTGCATTTGCACAACTTATTTATCAAGACGGAGTTTATGGATTACCAGAAACACAAAACTTTTCATTATTATTTTATCGTAAAGATATTTTAGATAATATTGGAGTTGAAATCCCAAATACATGGCAAGATGTAATTGATTTATTACCGGAAATCCAAAGATATGGATTGAACTTTTATAATTTACTATCAACAAGTAGTGCTTTTAAAGCATATTTAACGACTATGCCTTTTATTAATCAGTTTGGTGGAAGATTATATAGTGATGATATTTTAAAATCAAATTTGACAGATTCAAATACAATTAAAGCAATTGATTTTATGACAGAATTATATACAATCTATAGTTTACCACTTGAAGTAGGTAGTTTTTATAATCAATTTAGATATGGGAATTTACCACTTGGAATTGGTGATTTTGGAATGTATGTTCAATTATTACATGCAGCTCCTGAAATTGCAGGATTATGGGATATTGCTCCTATGCCTGGTGTTTTAAGAGAAGATGGAACTGTTGATAGAACATATGATGGATCAGCTACATCAGGTATGATCTTTAAAAATTCTGACAAAGTTGATGAAGGATGGAAATTCTTAGACTGGTGGACAAGTAAAGATGTTCAACTTAACTATGCTGAAAACTTAATTACTTCATTAGGTTCAGAATATATGTGGAATACATCAAATGTGCTTGCTTTTGAGGAAATGACTTGGGATGATAATCATAAAGAAGCATTCCTTGATCAATGGGAATGGATTTTTGATACACCTAAAACTCCAGCAAGTTATATGATGGAAAGAGAATTATCAAATATTTGGAATAAAATTGTTTATGATGGTGAAAATACACGTATTGCTATTTCAGATTCAGCTATTTTAATTGATAAAGAAATAACAAAGAAGATGATTGAATTTAAGTTCATAAATAATCGAGGAGAAGTTTTGAAAAACTTCCGTTTTCCAACTAAAGAAACTATACATGAATGGGTGAGACCATGA
- a CDS encoding carbohydrate ABC transporter permease — MASFKGTEINPKHFHKSQIKFYLILIPVALFMAMPIFYIFNHAFKPLDELFAWPPRFFVSRPTLQNFQDLFAMTSTTGIPVSRYLFNSVFISAVVVFASVVVSSMAGFALSKLDFKLKKPLLIVNNIALMFVGASVIIPKYLVIEKLGLIDTFWVHIIPGLAIPVGLFLIKQFIDQVPNELIEAAKIDGASTFRIYWTIILPLIKPAIATIAIVSFQSVWNNVETSTNYINRESLKTFAFYLQTLTTQSNAVAGQGMAAAASLIMFIPNLVIFIILQKNVMNTMAHSGIK, encoded by the coding sequence ATGGCATCATTTAAAGGTACAGAAATAAATCCCAAACATTTTCATAAAAGTCAAATAAAGTTTTATCTAATCTTAATTCCGGTTGCACTTTTTATGGCAATGCCAATATTTTATATATTCAATCATGCATTTAAACCATTAGATGAGTTGTTTGCTTGGCCACCAAGATTCTTTGTTAGTCGACCAACATTACAAAACTTTCAAGATTTATTTGCTATGACATCAACAACTGGTATTCCAGTTAGTAGATATTTATTTAATAGTGTTTTTATATCAGCTGTTGTAGTTTTTGCATCAGTTGTCGTTAGTTCTATGGCTGGTTTTGCATTATCAAAACTAGATTTTAAGTTAAAAAAACCATTGTTAATTGTTAACAACATTGCGTTAATGTTTGTTGGAGCATCAGTTATTATCCCAAAATATTTAGTAATTGAAAAATTGGGATTGATTGATACATTCTGGGTACATATTATTCCAGGACTTGCAATCCCTGTTGGATTATTCTTAATTAAACAGTTTATTGATCAAGTACCAAACGAACTTATTGAAGCAGCAAAAATTGATGGAGCAAGCACATTTAGAATTTATTGGACAATTATTCTTCCATTAATTAAACCAGCTATTGCAACAATAGCAATCGTTTCATTCCAAAGCGTTTGGAATAATGTTGAAACATCAACAAATTATATAAATCGTGAGAGTTTAAAGACATTTGCTTTTTATCTTCAAACACTAACGACACAAAGTAATGCCGTTGCTGGACAAGGTATGGCAGCAGCAGCGAGTTTAATTATGTTCATACCTAACTTAGTAATATTTATAATTTTACAAAAGAACGTTATGAATACAATGGCACATTCAGGAATTAAGTAA
- a CDS encoding carbohydrate ABC transporter permease: protein MNKILSKFKSKKFADEATGELFIFPYLVAFLIFITIPVFMGILLSFTYFNLLESPSFVGFGNYISLFTSDDVFMQQVIPNTVKFAIIVGPIGYMLGFFLAWLLAQIPSKPRTVLALVIYSPSMTAGIAMSVMWKIIFSGDESGYLNAILLNFNLIEQPIQWLTNPQYLMTIMIVVTLWSSMGIGFLAMLAGVLNINQELYEAAYIDGMKNKWQEMFYITIPSMKPQMLFGAVMSLISTFNAGAIGVQLSGQNPTPQNAGQLIVTHIDDYGFIRFDMGYAATVSVVLLVMVYLFSRVATKLFGEKE from the coding sequence ATGAATAAGATTTTATCAAAATTTAAGAGTAAAAAATTTGCTGATGAAGCGACTGGTGAATTATTTATATTTCCATATTTAGTTGCATTTTTGATATTTATCACAATTCCAGTATTCATGGGAATATTATTATCATTTACATATTTTAACTTATTAGAATCACCAAGTTTTGTTGGGTTTGGTAACTATATTTCTTTATTTACAAGTGATGATGTTTTTATGCAGCAAGTTATTCCAAATACAGTTAAGTTTGCAATTATAGTTGGACCGATTGGTTATATGCTAGGTTTCTTCCTAGCATGGCTTTTAGCACAAATTCCATCTAAACCAAGAACTGTATTAGCACTTGTTATTTATTCGCCATCAATGACTGCTGGTATTGCAATGTCAGTTATGTGGAAAATAATTTTCTCTGGTGATGAAAGTGGATATTTAAATGCAATCCTTTTAAACTTTAACTTAATTGAACAACCAATTCAGTGGTTAACGAACCCACAGTATCTAATGACAATAATGATTGTTGTTACATTATGGAGTAGCATGGGAATTGGATTTTTAGCAATGTTAGCTGGGGTATTAAACATTAATCAAGAATTATACGAAGCTGCATATATTGATGGTATGAAAAATAAATGGCAAGAAATGTTTTATATTACAATTCCATCAATGAAGCCACAAATGCTCTTTGGAGCCGTCATGTCCTTGATTAGTACATTTAATGCGGGAGCCATTGGTGTTCAATTATCAGGACAAAATCCAACACCACAAAATGCTGGTCAATTAATTGTTACGCATATAGATGATTACGGATTTATAAGATTTGATATGGGTTATGCAGCGACTGTTTCAGTTGTTTTATTAGTAATGGTTTATCTCTTTAGTAGAGTTGCAACTAAATTATTTGGCGAAAAGGAGTAG
- a CDS encoding DUF5696 domain-containing protein → MFKTKKFIISFIIIGITLLTLPFVFGDEKEVVNDKVEYDEIISDDYQFKSNKYTQGEEDNRTAVNDFGILDDTYKLLGKNELNNVSLHYNKDDLSFVVVDHNSGYIWNSKIDASYLEDENSPLNDEGDIGANNLLRRRMKSPVIVSYYIGTLKRDEGLFDGTAKTFTVQEMNGKIGFEANVTLPVSGIKFKLIVSLDDNGLNVEIPASDIKDGTNGKLSNINVYPYFGSTKRTRIPGYVFIPDGIGALIRFDDTNKGIYTKKFYGPNYSLAQQSTNEEYLYANLFGIVHGVEQNGLIGIADKGSAYASLVSYSARSEDDFNKTFMSFEYRVLFTQYLNASKTNSVRMVQENVNRFDAKVTYKFLNGSDANYIGMANSYREYLNLDNNANSNNNISLHLNVLAAENKPTLFGKKTFSMTRIDELINILDELNNESINNIDVTYHGWQNNGYSNSNVKFSKVNGKIGNKKDLKELIEKYGENIYFNVDYTMPEKGTSGFSSKDVLQAIDQSLLINEAGSSALNYNYILNSFKNDYNKKLNKLGIENISFDNLSKMLLSDFSKNGLSREEAIAIIKENLDVSTKTAVERPFSYLWNTDLIFDVPLYSSNQGRFSDTVPFIPIVLENKTVYGRASNFFSNKTNEVLRMIDYNIYPSFYITHESSNLLLETKSNNIYTSRFSDWKTEILDQYNYINEALKNVINQKLVKREIINTGLVKNTYNNGVVIYINYSSNEYTDAGVVVSPSSYEVIF, encoded by the coding sequence GTGTTTAAAACAAAAAAGTTTATAATTAGTTTTATTATCATAGGAATTACTCTATTAACTTTACCTTTTGTTTTTGGTGATGAAAAAGAAGTTGTAAATGATAAAGTTGAATACGATGAAATCATTTCTGATGATTATCAATTTAAATCAAATAAGTATACTCAAGGTGAAGAAGATAATCGAACAGCAGTTAATGATTTTGGAATCTTAGATGATACATATAAATTATTAGGGAAAAACGAATTAAACAATGTAAGCCTTCATTACAATAAAGATGATTTATCGTTTGTTGTTGTTGACCATAATTCAGGATATATTTGGAATTCAAAAATTGATGCTTCATATTTAGAAGATGAAAATTCTCCATTAAATGATGAAGGTGATATCGGAGCTAATAATTTACTTAGAAGAAGAATGAAGTCACCAGTAATTGTTTCATATTATATAGGAACATTAAAAAGAGACGAAGGATTATTTGATGGAACAGCTAAAACATTTACTGTTCAAGAAATGAATGGCAAAATTGGATTTGAAGCTAACGTAACACTTCCTGTTTCAGGAATTAAATTTAAATTGATTGTAAGTCTTGATGATAATGGACTAAATGTTGAAATCCCTGCTAGTGATATTAAAGATGGGACAAATGGAAAACTATCAAACATCAATGTTTATCCATATTTTGGATCAACAAAAAGAACAAGAATTCCTGGATATGTTTTTATTCCTGATGGAATAGGAGCATTAATAAGATTTGATGATACAAATAAAGGTATTTATACTAAGAAGTTTTATGGACCAAACTATAGTTTGGCACAACAAAGCACTAATGAAGAGTATCTTTATGCAAATTTATTTGGAATTGTTCATGGAGTTGAACAAAATGGATTAATAGGAATTGCTGATAAAGGTTCTGCATATGCAAGTTTAGTTTCTTATTCAGCTAGAAGTGAAGATGACTTTAATAAAACATTTATGTCATTTGAATATCGTGTTTTATTTACTCAATATTTAAATGCAAGTAAAACAAATAGTGTAAGAATGGTTCAAGAAAATGTTAATAGATTTGATGCTAAAGTTACTTATAAGTTTTTAAATGGTAGTGATGCAAATTACATTGGAATGGCAAATAGTTATCGTGAGTATTTAAATCTTGATAATAATGCTAACTCTAATAACAACATTAGTCTTCATTTAAATGTCTTAGCTGCAGAAAACAAACCAACTTTATTTGGTAAAAAAACATTTAGTATGACAAGAATAGATGAACTAATTAATATTTTAGATGAACTAAATAATGAATCTATTAATAATATCGATGTAACTTATCATGGTTGGCAAAACAATGGATATTCAAATAGTAATGTAAAGTTTAGTAAAGTAAATGGAAAAATAGGAAATAAAAAAGATTTGAAAGAGTTAATTGAGAAATATGGAGAAAATATTTACTTTAATGTTGATTATACAATGCCAGAAAAAGGAACAAGCGGATTCTCTAGTAAAGATGTTCTTCAAGCAATTGATCAAAGTCTACTAATTAATGAAGCTGGCTCATCAGCGTTAAATTATAACTATATTTTGAATTCATTTAAAAATGATTACAATAAAAAGCTAAATAAACTTGGAATTGAAAATATTAGTTTTGATAACTTATCAAAAATGTTATTAAGTGATTTTTCAAAAAATGGATTAAGTCGTGAAGAAGCAATAGCAATTATTAAAGAAAACTTAGATGTTAGTACAAAAACTGCAGTTGAAAGACCATTTAGTTATTTATGGAATACAGATTTAATTTTTGATGTTCCGCTATATAGTAGTAATCAAGGAAGATTCTCTGATACTGTACCATTTATTCCGATTGTTCTAGAAAATAAAACAGTTTATGGAAGAGCAAGTAATTTCTTTTCAAATAAGACTAATGAGGTACTTCGAATGATTGATTATAATATTTATCCATCGTTCTATATAACACATGAGTCTTCAAATTTATTGTTAGAAACAAAATCAAACAATATATATACATCAAGATTTAGTGATTGGAAAACTGAAATTCTTGATCAATATAATTATATCAATGAAGCATTAAAAAATGTTATAAATCAAAAACTAGTAAAAAGAGAAATAATAAATACAGGACTTGTTAAAAATACGTATAACAATGGTGTTGTTATCTACATTAATTATTCAAGTAATGAATATACAGATGCTGGTGTTGTTGTAAGCCCTAGTTCATATGAGGTGATTTTTTGA
- a CDS encoding DUF2129 domain-containing protein, which produces MVIVDRMAFIVYFQGNEIVKRIEKMPVNIAYVSKKANYLVFYGDKKQEKSYFNQLKTIRGFKKFEMSQLFNEEYNFKLE; this is translated from the coding sequence GTGGTAATTGTAGATAGAATGGCGTTTATTGTATATTTTCAAGGTAATGAGATAGTAAAACGCATTGAAAAAATGCCTGTTAATATTGCTTATGTTTCTAAAAAGGCTAATTATTTAGTTTTTTATGGCGATAAGAAACAAGAGAAAAGTTATTTTAATCAATTAAAAACTATTAGAGGTTTCAAGAAGTTTGAAATGTCACAACTTTTTAATGAGGAATACAATTTTAAACTTGAATAA
- a CDS encoding ABC transporter substrate-binding protein: protein MKKTFYLVLVFMLGLVLVSCAKKPDDREVLRYAAWNLGTEAQNNIERRMIKAFEEANPNVRIDIIERPMTVDENGNEVATEWDAFFTAEAARGAMPDVFQVSSNVKAIEFSWISDVTEQVAADEDFNNMPVDIRESAKYNGKIYGLPQAMFYFGYFINRTVINEKSPTAVDIEYGITFDDLMSAAKKVAKAPVSGGDGIVGIDGVGSIYQWLPAQYDDSLGWFTHNADGYHLDSDAFRTAMQITQSYYGTSATNHRDYVLESTGVYFEQTQNDFWNPATRYGEGSAFENGQQAIKWEASYNLRNWLAATKDPNTTMPGLFGADIDFIGTPSVTVDGTNVHKIPVVIDYIGVGNGTKNKDLAYKFAKWMGFGKDGYTKRLEIATQNPEAGAVNFAPIVQDEELTNKYFELYPTLTEFKKIVTSHQGFIIESLGKTVPNYALSRWEGKYDEERNIAKVLDEIRDGKVNLSDVIVNLNNLINRYFEEGKTKLEGK from the coding sequence ATGAAAAAAACGTTTTATTTAGTTTTAGTATTTATGTTAGGGCTTGTTTTAGTATCTTGTGCTAAAAAACCAGATGATAGAGAAGTACTAAGATATGCAGCATGGAATTTAGGTACTGAAGCTCAAAATAACATTGAGCGAAGAATGATTAAAGCTTTTGAAGAAGCTAATCCGAATGTTAGAATTGATATCATTGAAAGACCAATGACGGTTGATGAAAATGGTAATGAAGTAGCAACAGAATGGGATGCTTTCTTTACTGCTGAAGCTGCTAGAGGAGCAATGCCAGATGTTTTCCAAGTAAGTAGCAATGTAAAAGCTATTGAATTTTCTTGGATTAGTGATGTTACAGAACAAGTAGCAGCTGATGAAGATTTTAATAATATGCCAGTTGATATTAGAGAATCAGCTAAATATAATGGTAAAATTTACGGATTACCTCAAGCAATGTTCTACTTTGGATATTTTATTAATAGAACAGTTATTAATGAAAAAAGTCCAACTGCAGTAGATATTGAATATGGAATTACTTTTGATGATTTAATGAGTGCAGCTAAAAAAGTTGCTAAAGCACCAGTAAGTGGTGGAGATGGTATTGTTGGTATTGATGGTGTTGGAAGTATTTATCAATGGTTACCTGCTCAATATGATGATTCTTTAGGATGGTTTACTCATAATGCAGATGGATATCACTTAGATAGTGATGCATTTAGAACTGCAATGCAAATTACTCAAAGTTACTACGGAACAAGTGCAACTAATCATAGAGATTATGTTTTAGAATCAACTGGTGTATATTTTGAACAAACACAAAATGATTTTTGGAATCCTGCAACTCGTTATGGTGAAGGATCAGCGTTTGAAAATGGACAACAAGCTATTAAATGGGAAGCAAGTTATAATTTAAGAAACTGGTTAGCAGCTACTAAAGATCCAAACACAACAATGCCAGGTTTATTCGGTGCAGATATTGATTTTATTGGAACACCATCTGTAACTGTTGATGGAACAAATGTTCATAAGATTCCTGTAGTTATTGACTATATTGGTGTTGGTAATGGAACTAAGAATAAAGATTTAGCATATAAATTCGCTAAATGGATGGGCTTTGGTAAAGATGGTTATACAAAACGTTTAGAAATTGCAACTCAAAATCCAGAAGCGGGTGCGGTTAACTTTGCTCCAATTGTTCAAGATGAAGAATTAACTAACAAATATTTTGAATTATATCCAACTTTAACAGAATTTAAGAAAATTGTAACTAGTCATCAAGGATTTATTATTGAAAGTTTAGGTAAAACAGTTCCGAATTATGCACTTTCAAGATGGGAAGGTAAATATGATGAAGAAAGAAACATTGCTAAAGTTTTAGATGAAATTAGAGATGGTAAAGTTAATTTATCAGATGTTATTGTAAACTTAAATAATTTAATTAATAGATACTTTGAAGAAGGTAAGACAAAATTAGAAGGTAAATAA